The Deinococcus wulumuqiensis R12 genome has a window encoding:
- the ald gene encoding alanine dehydrogenase, with amino-acid sequence MHVGLPKEIKVKENRVALTPGGVATLVRRGHRVTVERGAGAGSGLPDHEYEQAGATLGSAADAWGAEMVVKVKEPVESEYGHLRGDLLLFTYLHLAADRPLTDALMQAGTTAVAYETVQLADGSLPLLTPMSEVAGRLSVQAGAYHLQKPVGGKGVLLGGVPGVQPGHVTIVGGGVVGTNAAKMAMGLGAKVTILDVSHRRLTYLDDVFFGKLTTMMSSEANLRALLPHTDLLIGAVLIPGAKAPHLVTRDMLGLMEPGSVIVDVAVDQGGCVETIHPTTHDEPTYVVDDVVHYGVANMPGAVPRTSTFALTNATFPYVLALAERGVGALKRDPALAAGLNTHRGQLTYAAVAEAFGLSGQDVAAALA; translated from the coding sequence ATGCACGTAGGACTTCCCAAGGAAATCAAGGTCAAGGAAAACCGGGTGGCGCTGACCCCCGGCGGGGTGGCGACCCTGGTGCGGCGCGGGCACCGGGTGACGGTGGAGCGCGGCGCGGGCGCAGGCAGCGGCCTGCCCGACCACGAGTACGAGCAGGCCGGAGCGACCCTGGGCAGCGCCGCCGACGCCTGGGGCGCCGAAATGGTGGTCAAGGTCAAGGAGCCGGTTGAGAGCGAGTACGGCCACCTGCGGGGCGACTTGCTGCTCTTTACCTACCTGCACCTCGCCGCCGACCGCCCGCTGACCGACGCGCTGATGCAGGCCGGAACGACGGCGGTGGCCTACGAAACCGTGCAGCTCGCCGACGGCAGCCTGCCGCTGCTGACCCCCATGTCCGAGGTCGCCGGGCGCCTGAGCGTGCAGGCGGGGGCCTACCACCTGCAAAAGCCGGTGGGGGGCAAGGGCGTGCTGCTCGGCGGCGTTCCCGGCGTGCAGCCCGGTCACGTGACCATCGTGGGCGGCGGCGTGGTCGGCACCAACGCGGCCAAGATGGCGATGGGCCTGGGGGCCAAAGTCACCATTCTGGACGTGTCGCACCGGCGCCTGACGTATCTGGACGACGTGTTTTTCGGTAAGCTGACCACCATGATGAGCAGCGAGGCCAACCTCCGCGCCCTGCTGCCGCACACCGACCTGCTCATCGGCGCGGTGCTGATTCCGGGCGCCAAGGCCCCGCACCTCGTCACCCGCGACATGCTGGGCCTGATGGAGCCGGGCAGCGTCATCGTGGACGTGGCGGTGGACCAGGGCGGCTGCGTGGAAACCATCCACCCCACCACCCACGACGAGCCGACCTATGTCGTGGATGACGTCGTGCACTACGGCGTCGCCAACATGCCCGGCGCGGTGCCGCGCACCTCCACCTTCGCGCTGACCAACGCGACGTTCCCCTACGTGCTGGCGCTGGCCGAGCGCGGCGTAGGCGCCCTGAAACGCGACCCGGCCCTGGCCGCAGGACTGAACACCCACCGGGGTCAGCTCACCTACGCGGCGGTGGCCGAGGCCTTCGGGCTGAGCGGGCAGGACGTGGCGGCGGCGCTGGCCTGA
- a CDS encoding Lrp/AsnC family transcriptional regulator — MSNSRPFPDLDPTDRQILSILQRDARIANTELADEIGLTPAPTLRRVRRLEEEGVIHRYVALLDPKLVNRDLMVMVRVTLDKQTKQGFQDFAEQMRSRPEVLECYLCLGDTDYLLKVCVPNLDAYQRFLVDVLAAIPGVRNTDSTIVVKQEKYTTSLPLDEG; from the coding sequence ATGTCCAACTCGCGTCCCTTTCCCGATCTGGACCCCACCGACCGGCAGATTCTGTCCATCCTGCAGCGCGACGCCCGCATCGCCAACACCGAACTGGCCGACGAAATCGGCCTGACGCCCGCGCCCACGCTGCGGCGGGTGCGGCGTCTGGAAGAAGAAGGCGTGATTCACCGCTATGTGGCGCTGCTCGACCCCAAGCTGGTCAACCGCGACCTGATGGTGATGGTGCGCGTGACCCTCGACAAGCAGACCAAACAGGGCTTTCAGGACTTCGCCGAGCAGATGCGCTCGCGGCCCGAGGTGCTGGAGTGCTACCTCTGCCTGGGCGACACCGATTACCTGCTCAAGGTCTGCGTGCCCAACCTCGACGCTTACCAGCGCTTTCTGGTGGACGTGCTGGCGGCCATTCCCGGCGTGCGAAACACCGACAGCACCATCGTCGTCAAGCAGGAAAAGTACACGACCAGCCTGCCGCTGGACGAGGGCTGA
- a CDS encoding peptidylprolyl isomerase: MKKWMLTPLLGLGLVACAPTQTAVLTPNPPLKGPGIVATVTEEPAAPATAAQTTTETTTTTTTTVTETPPASPAPASPAPVTSTPATPAPVTSTPATPAPAAPATVTETTAATVTQTPATQTPAPQTAAPAPVTPVSEWTALAPLSAERRTSFTAAEQVIDASKSYRAVLKTSKGDVVVRLDAGAAPLAVNNFVFLALNRFYDGTRFHRVIEGFMAQGGDPQSADLAQKDAWGTGGPGYSFANERSSLTFNRAGVLAMANAGPDTNGSQFFITFGPTEFLNGGYTIFGQVESGMDTVNGLTRNYDNAGPIAGTEADVLNSVEIQVK; this comes from the coding sequence ATGAAGAAATGGATGCTGACCCCGCTGCTCGGCCTGGGCCTGGTGGCCTGCGCCCCGACCCAGACCGCCGTGCTGACGCCTAACCCGCCCCTCAAAGGCCCAGGCATCGTCGCCACCGTGACCGAGGAGCCTGCGGCCCCGGCGACCGCCGCACAGACCACGACGGAAACGACCACGACGACCACCACGACCGTGACCGAAACGCCCCCGGCGTCCCCCGCTCCGGCAAGCCCCGCTCCGGTGACCTCCACTCCGGCGACCCCAGCGCCGGTTACGAGCACCCCAGCCACGCCCGCGCCTGCGGCCCCCGCCACCGTGACGGAAACCACCGCCGCCACCGTGACCCAAACTCCGGCCACCCAGACTCCTGCTCCCCAGACCGCTGCTCCGGCCCCGGTCACGCCGGTCAGCGAGTGGACGGCCCTGGCTCCCCTGAGCGCCGAGCGCCGCACCAGCTTCACCGCCGCCGAGCAGGTGATCGACGCGAGCAAGAGCTACCGCGCCGTTCTCAAGACCTCCAAGGGCGACGTGGTGGTCCGTCTGGACGCGGGGGCCGCGCCGCTGGCCGTGAACAACTTCGTCTTCCTGGCCCTCAATCGCTTTTACGACGGCACGCGCTTTCACCGCGTCATCGAGGGCTTTATGGCGCAGGGCGGCGACCCCCAGAGCGCCGACCTGGCCCAGAAGGACGCCTGGGGCACCGGCGGCCCCGGCTACAGCTTCGCCAACGAGCGCAGCAGCCTGACCTTCAACCGTGCGGGCGTGCTGGCGATGGCGAACGCTGGCCCCGACACCAACGGCTCGCAGTTTTTCATCACGTTCGGCCCTACCGAGTTCCTCAACGGCGGCTACACCATCTTCGGGCAGGTGGAAAGCGGCATGGACACGGTCAACGGCCTGACCCGCAACTACGACAACGCCGGGCCGATTGCTGGAACCGAGGCCGACGTGCTGAACTCGGTGGAAATTCAGGTCAAGTAA
- the coaE gene encoding dephospho-CoA kinase (Dephospho-CoA kinase (CoaE) performs the final step in coenzyme A biosynthesis.), protein MTSGESAVSPARPRRLGLTGSIGAGKSTVARLLRERGLTVIDADAEARRVTEQPEVLAELEAAFPGVVVGGTLDRAGLAARVFGDPALVARLNALTHPRVRARMAALEAEAAARGERWVVQDIPLLFEGGLEKGMDAVLVVDAPLELRLERALARGGLTREDILARDARQLSSEEKRQRATLVLDNSGPLDALERQLDAALRQLGIL, encoded by the coding sequence ATGACCTCCGGCGAGTCCGCTGTCTCCCCCGCCCGCCCCCGCCGCCTGGGACTGACCGGCAGTATCGGGGCGGGCAAAAGCACGGTGGCCCGCCTGCTGCGTGAGCGCGGCCTGACGGTGATCGACGCCGACGCCGAGGCCCGGCGCGTGACCGAGCAGCCCGAGGTGCTGGCGGAGCTGGAAGCGGCTTTTCCTGGCGTGGTGGTCGGCGGCACGCTGGACCGGGCGGGGCTGGCGGCGCGGGTGTTCGGCGACCCGGCGCTGGTGGCCCGCCTGAACGCCCTGACCCACCCCCGCGTGCGGGCACGGATGGCGGCGCTGGAAGCGGAAGCCGCCGCACGCGGCGAACGCTGGGTGGTGCAGGACATTCCCCTGCTGTTCGAGGGCGGGCTGGAAAAAGGCATGGACGCCGTGCTGGTGGTGGACGCCCCGCTGGAGCTGCGGCTGGAGCGTGCCCTGGCGCGGGGCGGCCTGACCCGTGAGGACATCCTGGCCCGCGACGCCCGGCAACTGAGCAGCGAGGAAAAACGCCAGCGGGCCACCCTCGTCCTCGACAACAGTGGCCCGCTGGATGCGCTGGAGCGGCAACTCGACGCCGCGCTGCGTCAGCTCGGGATTCTTTGA
- a CDS encoding tetratricopeptide repeat protein, which translates to MRRFLTLTLLCAAVFGSAVPGGALAQSSVPAAPIPAPAPVTPAPITPAPAAPAPAAAPAPRAPAANYVVVGNLYYDQGKFDQAYVAFRTAAELDPGNVQALLGLGRSQVRLRLYAPALDTLRRLTTVDPQNVSGYVALSQAYQQQFIGSGNRAGVAGNLDAALTALQQADRAVTALPEADRPLAQSKLLNERGNIYRLQGKPAQAIDAFRQASTLNPDNSLILFNLGDMYAATGQLPLAISALQQAVILDPRDPYNRAYYAKLLALSGNLTSARVEAAQAARLVPGNAYATGQYGVVSYLAGDRAGARTQLAQAVRLDPLRYPEFYYYLGRLDLDSSDLKAARDNLTRAVALSSGSAEYAYYLGLSYERGVPGVAPDHLKARENYEKALKLAPGYKQAQEGLDRLKPATSGN; encoded by the coding sequence GTGCGACGTTTCCTGACCCTGACCCTGCTGTGTGCCGCCGTGTTCGGCAGCGCTGTCCCCGGCGGCGCCCTGGCCCAGAGCAGTGTGCCTGCCGCGCCCATTCCCGCCCCTGCTCCCGTGACCCCTGCTCCCATAACTCCGGCTCCGGCTGCCCCGGCCCCTGCTGCCGCTCCCGCCCCCCGGGCACCCGCCGCCAACTACGTGGTCGTCGGCAACCTGTACTACGACCAGGGCAAGTTCGACCAGGCGTATGTGGCCTTCCGCACCGCCGCCGAACTTGACCCGGGCAACGTGCAGGCGCTGCTCGGCCTGGGGCGCTCGCAGGTGCGGCTGCGGCTCTACGCCCCTGCCCTGGACACCCTGCGCCGCCTGACGACGGTGGACCCCCAGAACGTCAGCGGGTACGTGGCGCTTTCGCAGGCGTACCAGCAGCAGTTCATCGGCAGTGGGAACCGCGCCGGGGTGGCCGGGAACCTCGACGCGGCGCTCACCGCACTGCAGCAGGCCGACCGCGCCGTGACGGCGCTGCCCGAAGCCGACCGGCCCCTGGCCCAGAGCAAGCTGCTCAACGAGCGCGGCAACATCTACCGCCTTCAGGGCAAGCCTGCCCAGGCCATCGACGCGTTCCGGCAGGCGAGCACCCTCAACCCCGACAACAGCCTGATTCTGTTCAACCTCGGTGACATGTACGCGGCCACCGGGCAACTGCCGCTCGCCATCAGCGCCCTGCAACAGGCCGTGATTCTCGACCCGCGTGACCCGTACAACCGCGCCTACTACGCCAAACTGCTCGCCCTGAGCGGCAACCTGACCTCGGCCCGCGTGGAAGCGGCGCAGGCGGCGCGGCTGGTGCCGGGCAACGCCTACGCCACCGGGCAGTACGGCGTGGTCAGCTACCTCGCCGGGGACCGCGCGGGCGCCCGCACCCAACTCGCGCAGGCCGTGCGGCTCGACCCCCTGCGCTACCCCGAGTTCTACTACTACCTCGGGCGTCTCGACCTCGACAGCAGCGACCTGAAAGCCGCCCGCGACAACCTGACCCGCGCCGTGGCGCTGAGCAGCGGCTCCGCCGAGTACGCCTATTACCTGGGCCTGTCCTACGAGCGCGGCGTGCCCGGCGTTGCTCCCGACCACCTCAAAGCCCGCGAGAACTACGAAAAGGCCCTGAAACTCGCCCCCGGTTACAAGCAGGCGCAGGAAGGCTTGGACCGCCTCAAGCCCGCGACGAGCGGCAACTGA
- a CDS encoding aldo/keto reductase, translated as MSQTPNAATSGTFLIGGELEVNRLGFGAMRVTGDGVWGDPADRAGALATLRALPGLGVNLIDTADSYGPAVSEELIREALHPYPGLVVATKGGLTRTGPNVWPPCGRPEYLIQQAHISRRRLGVEQIDLWQLHRIDPKVPRDEQFGAVRQLLDDGVIRFAGLSEVNVEEIEAARQVFPVATVQNLYNLTNRKSEAVLDHCEREGIGFLPWYPLAAGKLVAEGSVLTDAAARLGATPSQVALAWVLRRSPVMLPIPGTSKVKHLEENVAAAGLTLSDDDFRALNEAGRAEWEQSGQK; from the coding sequence ATGTCCCAGACCCCGAATGCAGCAACGAGCGGCACCTTCCTCATCGGCGGCGAACTCGAAGTCAACCGCCTCGGTTTCGGCGCCATGCGCGTGACCGGCGACGGCGTGTGGGGCGACCCCGCCGACCGCGCAGGCGCACTGGCGACCCTGCGGGCGCTGCCGGGCCTCGGCGTCAACCTCATCGACACCGCCGACTCCTACGGCCCGGCGGTCAGCGAGGAACTCATCCGCGAGGCGCTGCACCCCTACCCCGGCCTCGTGGTGGCGACCAAGGGCGGCCTGACCCGCACCGGCCCCAACGTCTGGCCTCCCTGTGGCCGCCCCGAGTACCTCATTCAGCAGGCGCACATTTCGCGCCGTCGCCTGGGGGTAGAACAGATTGACCTGTGGCAACTGCACCGCATCGACCCGAAGGTGCCGCGTGACGAACAGTTCGGCGCCGTGCGGCAACTGCTCGACGACGGCGTGATTCGTTTCGCCGGGCTGTCCGAGGTGAACGTGGAGGAAATCGAGGCCGCCCGGCAGGTCTTTCCCGTCGCCACCGTGCAAAACCTCTACAACCTGACCAACCGCAAGTCCGAAGCCGTGCTCGACCACTGCGAGCGCGAAGGCATCGGCTTTTTGCCCTGGTATCCGCTCGCGGCGGGCAAGCTCGTGGCCGAGGGCAGTGTGCTGACCGATGCCGCCGCCCGCCTCGGGGCCACGCCCTCGCAGGTGGCCCTCGCCTGGGTGCTGCGCCGCAGCCCGGTCATGTTGCCCATTCCCGGCACCAGCAAGGTGAAGCACCTCGAAGAAAACGTCGCCGCCGCTGGCCTCACCCTCAGCGACGACGATTTCCGGGCGCTGAACGAAGCAGGCCGCGCCGAGTGGGAGCAGAGCGGGCAGAAGTGA
- a CDS encoding metal-binding protein, producing MPSGRVHNFINLGTFAVLGAAAAYLQRERLWPDPTFTLTPAMTLNFTWAFLVGTFLLSPDLDLSEGRVDSKRRWGPLGFLWVPYGRIFSHRGLSHTWVVGPLTRLLYLGLIAAGVWALAKFALPQLGLGWPRLPQPLPYKVLLPVAAGYYLSQWLHLLADGVYPDHDFRHARRKLRRR from the coding sequence ATGCCGAGCGGACGCGTTCACAACTTCATCAACCTCGGGACGTTCGCGGTGCTGGGGGCCGCCGCCGCCTACCTGCAACGCGAACGGCTGTGGCCCGACCCGACCTTTACCCTGACCCCCGCCATGACGCTCAACTTTACCTGGGCCTTTCTGGTGGGGACGTTTCTGCTCTCGCCCGACCTCGACCTCTCGGAAGGCCGGGTGGACAGCAAACGCCGCTGGGGGCCGCTGGGCTTCCTGTGGGTGCCGTATGGCCGAATCTTCAGCCACCGGGGGCTGTCGCACACCTGGGTCGTGGGGCCGCTGACCCGGCTGCTGTACCTGGGCCTGATTGCCGCTGGCGTATGGGCACTCGCCAAGTTCGCCTTGCCGCAGCTCGGACTGGGCTGGCCGCGCCTGCCGCAACCGCTGCCGTACAAGGTGCTGCTTCCGGTGGCGGCGGGCTACTACCTCAGCCAGTGGCTGCACCTGCTGGCCGACGGGGTCTACCCCGACCACGACTTCCGGCACGCCCGGCGCAAACTGCGGCGGCGCTGA